A region from the Nesterenkonia lacusekhoensis genome encodes:
- a CDS encoding IS30 family transposase produces the protein MYHLVRPGRAHPRRDEYHRLRLEGFSRAEAAQRVGASARSARNWDRQSAPNGYNKKMHSTFPDPAAPATHRRYLNAADRLAISDLLRRGCSYAQIAAELGRSRSTISREVTRNSHRGLYHPYLAHQQSVDRRARPKPRKLVPGSRIFAYVWDKLQLEWSPEQISGKLAEEFPEDQEMRVCHETIYQALYLQARGGLKREVQAALRTGRAMRKPAGDQRRSRSLGGQMVMISQRPAEVEDRAVPGHWEGDLIIGAGSKSAIATLVERHTRFVMLCHLPGDHTAQTVAAALTQRMKTLPEHLRGSLTWDQGAEMAAHHTISVAADLPIYFCDPASPWQRGSNENTNGLLRQYFPKGTDLSVHGPEDLELVANKLNGRPRKTLGWDSPADRMKELLTTS, from the coding sequence ATGTATCACCTGGTACGTCCCGGCCGGGCGCATCCACGCAGAGATGAGTACCATCGACTGCGGTTAGAGGGATTCAGCCGTGCAGAGGCTGCCCAACGAGTCGGTGCATCTGCGCGATCGGCGCGGAATTGGGACCGTCAGAGTGCGCCCAATGGGTATAACAAGAAGATGCACAGCACCTTCCCTGATCCCGCCGCGCCCGCGACTCACCGGCGGTACCTCAACGCGGCAGACAGACTCGCGATCTCTGACCTGCTGCGACGAGGCTGTTCCTACGCTCAGATCGCTGCTGAGCTGGGACGGAGCCGTTCAACGATCAGCCGAGAGGTCACCCGCAACAGCCACAGAGGCCTCTACCACCCGTACCTCGCTCATCAGCAGAGCGTCGACCGGCGGGCACGGCCCAAGCCCAGGAAACTGGTGCCTGGCAGCCGGATCTTCGCCTACGTCTGGGACAAGCTGCAGCTGGAATGGTCCCCGGAGCAGATCAGTGGAAAGCTCGCTGAAGAGTTCCCCGAAGATCAGGAGATGCGTGTGTGCCACGAAACGATCTACCAGGCCCTGTACCTACAGGCTCGTGGTGGATTGAAGCGTGAAGTCCAAGCCGCGCTGCGCACTGGTCGGGCGATGCGCAAGCCTGCCGGTGACCAGCGCAGATCCCGGAGTCTGGGTGGGCAGATGGTCATGATCAGCCAGCGTCCTGCTGAGGTCGAGGACCGGGCAGTGCCGGGGCACTGGGAAGGAGACCTGATCATCGGTGCTGGCAGTAAGTCCGCGATCGCGACTTTGGTGGAGCGTCATACCCGGTTTGTGATGCTCTGCCATCTTCCTGGTGATCACACCGCCCAGACGGTCGCGGCCGCGCTGACCCAGCGGATGAAGACGCTTCCTGAGCATCTTCGCGGTTCGCTGACGTGGGATCAGGGAGCCGAGATGGCCGCTCATCACACGATCAGCGTGGCTGCTGATCTTCCGATCTACTTCTGTGACCCGGCTTCACCCTGGCAGCGGGGATCGAATGAGAACACCAACGGGTTGCTTCGCCAGTACTTCCCTAAGGGAACTGATCTTTCAGTCCATGGCCCAGAGGATCTGGAGCTGGTCGCGAACAAGCTCAACGGCAGGCCTAGGAAGACATTGGGATGGGACAGTCCCGCAGACCGCATGAAAGAGTTGCTCACGACCAGCTGA
- a CDS encoding aspartate dehydrogenase translates to MSTPAEIAVLGMGAMGRTVLSALRTRLPEAGFSFYERPGRVGPLSQELGLPCYDDVGELLGTQRRPDLVVECAGHRAVAELVPEVLEAGVDVVLVSLGSLSDDALRTRLMSAAERSGASVRLVSGAVGGLDALRSAVLAGVDSVVYEGRKPPEAWKGSPAEQACTLDELTAAAVFFSGTARQASEQYPKNANVTAAVALAGLGLDETEVRLIADPDAEQNSHTLYVQGRAGGFSITLWNNPLPQNPKTSWLAALSAEEAVLNQTLPLRF, encoded by the coding sequence ATGAGCACCCCGGCAGAGATCGCCGTCCTCGGCATGGGCGCGATGGGCCGCACGGTCCTCAGCGCGCTGCGGACCCGGCTGCCTGAGGCCGGGTTCAGCTTCTACGAGCGCCCCGGACGGGTCGGACCGCTGAGCCAGGAGCTGGGGCTCCCCTGCTACGACGACGTCGGCGAGCTCCTCGGAACCCAGCGCCGCCCGGATCTGGTCGTGGAGTGCGCTGGCCACCGGGCGGTGGCCGAGCTGGTCCCTGAGGTGCTGGAGGCCGGAGTCGACGTCGTGCTGGTCTCTCTGGGATCGCTCAGCGATGACGCGCTGCGGACGCGGCTGATGAGCGCTGCCGAGCGGTCCGGCGCCTCGGTCCGGCTGGTCTCCGGGGCGGTGGGAGGCTTGGACGCACTTCGCTCAGCGGTGCTGGCCGGTGTGGACTCCGTGGTCTACGAGGGCCGGAAGCCGCCCGAGGCGTGGAAGGGCTCCCCGGCCGAGCAGGCCTGCACTCTGGATGAGCTCACAGCGGCTGCCGTGTTCTTCTCCGGCACGGCCCGGCAGGCGTCCGAGCAGTACCCCAAGAACGCGAACGTCACCGCCGCCGTCGCGCTGGCCGGACTGGGGCTCGATGAGACAGAGGTCCGACTGATCGCGGACCCGGACGCCGAGCAGAACTCGCACACCCTGTACGTGCAGGGCCGAGCCGGCGGGTTCAGCATCACGCTGTGGAACAACCCGCTGCCGCAGAACCCGAAGACCTCCTGGCTGGCCGCGCTCAGCGCCGAAGAAGCGGTGCTGAACCAGACGCTGCCGCTGCGGTTCTGA
- a CDS encoding M15 family metallopeptidase, which produces MRRSLLSTAAAGTLLLTAACGADEEPTQGDPAQQQSAPEQDADQAPDSDPDSDDDAGSAPASEASWDPASLHVLVNKADPLDPADHVPSDLTPVTAPADHEDVQMRQEPAEALEELFSAASADEIPLVVASAYRSYDYQSTVYQGHVDNLGQEAADEVSARPGHSEHQTGLAVDLSYPGNEDCHLRTCFGETPTGIWLAENAHEHGFIIRYPEGSQEITGFSYEPWHLRYVSEATAADVADQGVTLEEYWDQPAAPDYEDA; this is translated from the coding sequence ATGCGCCGTTCACTGCTCAGCACAGCCGCCGCCGGGACCCTGCTTCTGACTGCGGCCTGCGGTGCGGATGAGGAGCCGACCCAGGGAGACCCAGCGCAGCAGCAGTCGGCCCCCGAGCAGGATGCGGACCAGGCTCCGGACTCAGATCCAGACTCGGACGACGACGCCGGCTCCGCCCCTGCCAGCGAGGCCTCCTGGGACCCAGCCTCCCTCCATGTGCTGGTCAATAAGGCCGACCCGCTGGATCCGGCCGATCACGTGCCCTCGGATCTGACGCCGGTGACGGCCCCCGCCGACCATGAGGACGTGCAGATGCGTCAGGAGCCGGCGGAGGCTTTGGAGGAGTTGTTCTCTGCGGCCTCAGCCGATGAGATCCCGCTGGTGGTCGCCAGCGCCTATCGCAGCTACGACTACCAGAGCACCGTCTACCAGGGGCACGTCGACAACCTGGGTCAAGAGGCCGCCGACGAGGTCTCTGCCCGGCCCGGCCACTCGGAGCATCAGACCGGTTTGGCGGTGGATCTCTCCTATCCGGGCAATGAGGACTGTCACCTGCGGACCTGCTTCGGGGAGACGCCCACCGGAATCTGGCTGGCAGAGAACGCCCACGAGCACGGTTTCATCATCCGATACCCCGAAGGTTCCCAGGAGATCACCGGCTTCTCCTACGAGCCTTGGCATCTGCGCTACGTGAGCGAGGCGACGGCCGCCGATGTGGCCGACCAGGGCGTGACGCTGGAAGAGTATTGGGATCAGCCCGCGGCCCCTGACTATGAGGATGCCTGA
- a CDS encoding DeoR/GlpR family DNA-binding transcription regulator, whose translation MPLLPPERHGRILSLLTREGSVSVQQLADSLEVTRETVRRDLDQLESAGSLRRIHGGAVASGATSRTETSLQERLSRRSAQKQAIAAAAVQHLPPEDGGSVIIDAGTTTEALADRIAAAASPSAATPGQRDAGALPRAEDLALITTAVPIAHKLSSTGVLDVEVLGGTIRGITGAAVGQQTVETLSRRRADVVFLGTNGICDDFGLSTPDTAEAAVKTALICAARKRVLLVDSSKLGETSLVRFGGLEDLDVLITDAAPQPDLAEALEAAEVDVVIAPADQQAGEAA comes from the coding sequence ATGCCGCTTCTGCCGCCCGAACGTCATGGGCGCATCCTCTCCCTGCTGACCCGCGAGGGCTCGGTGAGCGTCCAACAGCTGGCCGACTCCCTCGAGGTCACCCGGGAAACCGTCCGCCGCGACCTCGACCAGCTCGAGTCCGCCGGATCGCTGCGCCGCATCCACGGAGGCGCCGTAGCCTCCGGGGCCACGTCCCGCACTGAGACCTCTCTGCAGGAGCGGCTCAGCCGCCGTTCCGCACAGAAGCAGGCCATCGCCGCCGCGGCCGTGCAGCACCTGCCGCCCGAGGACGGCGGGTCGGTGATCATCGACGCCGGCACCACCACCGAGGCCCTGGCGGACCGGATCGCCGCTGCCGCCTCCCCCTCCGCCGCGACCCCCGGACAGCGCGACGCCGGCGCCCTCCCCCGCGCCGAGGACCTCGCGCTGATCACCACGGCCGTGCCCATCGCCCATAAACTCAGCAGCACCGGCGTGCTCGATGTGGAGGTCCTCGGCGGGACCATCCGCGGGATCACCGGTGCCGCTGTCGGCCAGCAGACGGTGGAGACGCTGAGCCGACGCCGCGCCGATGTGGTCTTCCTGGGCACCAACGGCATCTGCGACGACTTCGGCCTCTCCACTCCCGACACCGCCGAGGCCGCGGTGAAGACCGCCCTGATCTGCGCGGCCCGCAAACGGGTGCTGCTGGTCGACTCCTCCAAGCTCGGCGAGACCTCCCTGGTGCGCTTCGGCGGACTGGAGGACCTCGACGTGCTGATCACCGACGCCGCACCCCAGCCTGACCTGGCCGAGGCGCTGGAGGCCGCAGAGGTCGACGTCGTCATCGCCCCCGCCGATCAGCAGGCAGGAGAAGCCGCATGA
- the glmM gene encoding phosphoglucosamine mutase has product MARLFGTDGVRGVANELLTAEVALKLSQAAAVVLGHRRISPERAAEGRRPVAVVARDPRVSGEFISSAVEAGLAASGVDVYDAGVLPTPAAAFLVGDIDADFGVMISASHNAAPDNGIKFLARGGHKLDDAVEDEIEAQMGQEPPRPTGGDVGRVQRFSDAEDRYVVHLLKSLGEVSLKGLRVVLDCAHGAASGCSPEAFAAAGAEVVVIGAEPDGLNINDGYGSTHLEKLQAAVVEHSADLGIAHDGDADRCLAVDHTGEVVDGDQIMGVLARALKETGGLTDDTLVVTVMSNLGLKLGMAAAGIELVETAVGDRYVLEAMRGGGYSLGGEQSGHLIFSDYATTGDGLLTGLQLAARVAATGKSLRELAEEAMERLPQVLVNVKGVDKAKAKSHDAVLEAVAAAESRLGEKGRVLLRPSGTEPVVRVMVEAETAAIADSEASVLAEVVQAQLAL; this is encoded by the coding sequence ATGGCGAGACTATTCGGTACCGATGGCGTGCGCGGCGTGGCCAATGAGCTGCTGACCGCGGAGGTGGCGTTGAAGCTGTCTCAGGCAGCTGCAGTGGTGCTGGGGCACCGGCGGATCAGCCCCGAGCGAGCGGCCGAGGGCCGGCGCCCTGTGGCTGTGGTGGCCCGGGATCCGCGCGTCTCCGGGGAGTTCATCTCCTCGGCGGTGGAGGCAGGCCTGGCCGCCTCCGGCGTGGACGTCTACGACGCCGGCGTGCTGCCCACCCCGGCTGCGGCCTTCCTGGTCGGAGACATCGACGCTGACTTCGGCGTGATGATCTCCGCCTCTCACAACGCAGCCCCGGACAACGGCATCAAGTTCCTGGCCCGCGGCGGACATAAGCTCGACGACGCCGTCGAGGACGAGATCGAGGCTCAGATGGGGCAGGAGCCCCCGCGCCCGACCGGCGGTGACGTGGGCAGGGTCCAGCGCTTCTCCGACGCTGAGGACCGCTATGTGGTCCACCTGCTGAAGTCTCTGGGCGAGGTGTCGCTGAAGGGGCTGCGCGTCGTGCTGGACTGCGCCCACGGTGCCGCCTCGGGCTGCTCGCCGGAGGCCTTCGCGGCCGCCGGCGCCGAGGTCGTGGTGATCGGTGCCGAGCCCGATGGGCTCAACATCAACGACGGCTACGGCTCCACCCATCTGGAGAAGCTGCAGGCGGCAGTGGTCGAGCACAGTGCTGATCTCGGCATCGCCCACGACGGCGACGCCGACCGCTGCCTGGCGGTGGATCACACCGGCGAGGTCGTCGACGGCGACCAGATCATGGGTGTGCTGGCCCGGGCGCTGAAGGAGACCGGCGGGCTGACCGATGACACGCTGGTGGTCACGGTGATGTCCAACCTGGGTCTGAAGCTGGGTATGGCTGCGGCCGGCATCGAGCTGGTGGAGACTGCGGTGGGTGACCGCTACGTGCTCGAGGCGATGCGAGGCGGCGGCTACTCCCTGGGCGGTGAGCAGTCCGGTCATCTGATCTTCTCCGACTACGCCACCACCGGTGACGGCCTGCTGACCGGGCTGCAGCTGGCCGCGCGGGTCGCGGCCACCGGCAAGTCGCTGCGTGAGCTGGCGGAGGAGGCCATGGAGCGCCTGCCGCAGGTGCTGGTCAACGTCAAGGGTGTGGACAAGGCCAAGGCCAAGAGCCACGACGCCGTGCTGGAGGCTGTGGCCGCTGCCGAGTCCCGCCTGGGGGAGAAGGGCCGTGTCCTGCTGCGCCCCTCCGGCACGGAACCGGTGGTGCGCGTGATGGTGGAGGCGGAGACCGCCGCCATCGCTGACTCCGAGGCTTCCGTCCTGGCCGAAGTCGTCCAGGCCCAGCTCGCTCTCTGA
- the mscL gene encoding large conductance mechanosensitive channel protein MscL → MLKGFKDFLMQGNVIDLATAVVIGTAFGAVVNALVESVLMPLVASLVGGEPDFDEFAVVRVLDGPPIQFGVLLTTVVNFVLIAAAIYFVVIMPMNKMIAARSKALGEPEVEEEENITLLKEIRDQLKAQTEVTNPAYIASLVEAERRAEEEAAKAEEEKGGKGLLGKAKGIVWGE, encoded by the coding sequence ATGCTCAAGGGTTTCAAAGATTTCCTCATGCAGGGCAACGTCATCGATCTTGCCACTGCGGTCGTCATCGGCACGGCGTTCGGCGCGGTGGTCAACGCACTCGTGGAGAGCGTGCTCATGCCGCTGGTCGCCTCGTTGGTCGGGGGCGAGCCTGACTTCGACGAGTTCGCAGTGGTGCGTGTCCTGGACGGCCCGCCCATCCAGTTCGGCGTGCTGCTGACCACTGTGGTGAACTTCGTGCTCATCGCCGCAGCGATCTACTTCGTGGTCATCATGCCGATGAACAAGATGATCGCGGCCCGCAGCAAGGCCCTCGGCGAGCCTGAGGTGGAAGAGGAGGAGAACATCACCCTCCTGAAGGAGATCCGCGACCAGCTCAAGGCCCAGACCGAGGTCACCAACCCGGCCTACATCGCGTCTCTGGTGGAGGCTGAGCGCAGGGCCGAGGAGGAAGCCGCCAAGGCTGAGGAGGAGAAGGGCGGCAAGGGCCTGCTCGGCAAGGCCAAGGGCATCGTCTGGGGCGAATGA
- a CDS encoding PTS fructose transporter subunit IIABC, with protein MMTIITEDLVSLDTLKAETPREVIRAIAEQIAAAGRTDDAQALFDGAWAREESSATGMPGGFAIPHCRTSAVEQPTVAFARLATPVDFDSGDGDADLVFFIAVPDGADTDHLSILSTLATSLMRDEFVQRLRSTQDAGEVAAMIQEAADPSPAEEPNEAEQADASASGAAASADAASDAPAPARTVVAVTACPTGIAHTYMAADALKQAAQRLGVDLHVETQGSAGSSALDPQVISRAEAVIFAADVDVRQKDRFAGKPVVTSRVKRGIDEPEQMLQEALAAAEDPQAQTVSTESASAEAEEGSSSESFGRAVQRVLMTGVSYMIPFVAAGGLLMALGFLLGGYTIDGVAEEVALNSSLWNLPTADQLPDPFLGWGALGGYLGSVFFLIGSTAMSFLVPALAGYIAYGMADRPGIAPGFTAGAIAVTMDAGFIGGIAGGVLAGLVAAGFRRLSVPRWLAGLMPVVIIPLCASIAAGGLMLLVLGAPIASLTASLETWLASMTGSAAILLGIVLGLMMCVDLGGPVNKVAYSFAVAGVGAASTSSEAPLMIMATVMAAGMVPPLGLALATFLRGRLFTAAERENGKTAVLLGAAFISEGAIPFAAADPLRVLPAAMAGGATTGALSMAFGTTSMAPHGGVFVLFAIDPWAMFLVAVLAGAVVTALSVIALKQWTRPAAAQPGTETAATTQPVAS; from the coding sequence ATCATGACCATCATCACCGAGGATCTGGTCAGCCTGGACACGCTGAAGGCCGAGACCCCGCGGGAGGTCATCCGAGCCATCGCCGAGCAGATCGCCGCCGCAGGACGCACCGACGACGCCCAAGCCCTCTTCGACGGCGCCTGGGCCCGTGAGGAGAGCTCAGCCACCGGCATGCCCGGCGGCTTCGCCATCCCCCACTGCCGCACCTCCGCGGTGGAGCAGCCCACAGTGGCCTTCGCCCGGCTGGCCACACCGGTGGACTTCGACTCCGGGGACGGCGACGCCGACCTGGTCTTCTTCATCGCAGTGCCCGACGGCGCCGACACCGATCACCTGAGCATCCTCTCCACCTTGGCGACCTCGCTGATGCGCGACGAATTCGTCCAGCGGCTGCGTTCGACCCAGGACGCCGGGGAGGTCGCGGCCATGATCCAGGAGGCCGCCGACCCGTCGCCGGCCGAGGAGCCGAATGAGGCTGAGCAGGCCGATGCGTCGGCGTCGGGCGCCGCAGCTTCAGCGGATGCGGCGTCGGATGCGCCTGCCCCGGCGCGGACCGTGGTGGCGGTGACCGCATGCCCCACCGGCATCGCCCACACCTATATGGCCGCTGACGCGCTCAAGCAGGCCGCCCAGCGCCTGGGCGTGGACCTGCACGTGGAGACTCAGGGATCGGCCGGCTCCTCTGCGTTGGACCCGCAGGTGATCAGCCGCGCCGAGGCCGTGATCTTTGCCGCCGATGTGGACGTCCGGCAGAAGGACCGCTTCGCCGGCAAACCCGTGGTGACCTCGCGGGTCAAGCGCGGGATCGACGAGCCCGAGCAGATGCTCCAGGAGGCACTCGCCGCCGCCGAGGATCCGCAGGCCCAGACCGTCAGCACCGAGAGCGCCTCCGCCGAGGCCGAGGAAGGCTCCTCCTCGGAGAGCTTCGGCCGAGCGGTGCAGCGGGTGCTGATGACCGGAGTCAGCTACATGATCCCTTTCGTGGCGGCCGGAGGCCTGCTCATGGCCCTGGGCTTCCTGCTGGGCGGCTACACCATCGACGGGGTGGCCGAAGAGGTCGCGCTGAACAGCTCACTGTGGAACCTGCCCACGGCCGACCAGCTGCCGGACCCCTTCCTCGGATGGGGTGCCCTGGGCGGATACCTGGGCTCTGTGTTCTTCCTGATCGGAAGCACCGCGATGAGCTTCCTGGTGCCCGCACTGGCCGGCTACATCGCCTACGGCATGGCTGACCGCCCGGGCATCGCTCCGGGCTTCACCGCCGGTGCGATCGCGGTGACCATGGATGCCGGCTTCATCGGCGGCATCGCCGGCGGTGTGCTGGCCGGGCTGGTGGCCGCAGGCTTCCGCCGGCTCAGCGTGCCGCGCTGGCTGGCCGGACTGATGCCCGTGGTGATCATCCCGCTGTGCGCCTCCATCGCCGCCGGCGGACTGATGCTGCTGGTCCTGGGAGCACCGATCGCCTCTCTGACCGCCTCTCTGGAGACCTGGCTGGCGTCGATGACCGGTTCGGCCGCGATCCTGCTGGGGATCGTCCTCGGCCTGATGATGTGCGTGGACCTGGGAGGCCCGGTCAACAAGGTGGCCTACTCCTTCGCGGTGGCCGGTGTGGGCGCTGCCTCCACCTCCTCGGAGGCCCCGCTGATGATCATGGCCACGGTCATGGCCGCCGGTATGGTCCCGCCGCTGGGCCTGGCGCTGGCCACGTTCCTGCGCGGTCGCCTCTTCACCGCGGCCGAGCGTGAGAACGGCAAGACCGCTGTGCTGCTCGGTGCCGCCTTCATCTCCGAGGGCGCCATCCCCTTCGCCGCAGCAGACCCGCTGCGCGTGCTCCCCGCCGCCATGGCCGGCGGCGCCACCACCGGAGCACTGTCCATGGCCTTCGGGACCACCTCTATGGCGCCGCACGGCGGCGTGTTCGTGCTCTTCGCCATCGACCCCTGGGCGATGTTCCTGGTGGCGGTGCTGGCCGGCGCAGTGGTCACGGCGCTGAGCGTGATCGCGCTGAAGCAGTGGACCCGCCCGGCTGCGGCCCAGCCCGGGACGGAGACGGCGGCGACGACCCAGCCGGTCGCCTCCTGA
- the rpsI gene encoding 30S ribosomal protein S9: MAQNTEELNETEELSSYTSESAPAAEETVSSERAPLTVGGAAIGRRKQARARVRLIPGSGQWTINGRALEDYFPNKLHQQEVNDPFTLLGLEGAYDVVARIDGGGPSGQSGALRLGISRALNEIDRDHNRAALKKAGFLTRDARAVERKKAGLKKARKAPQYSKR, from the coding sequence GTGGCTCAGAACACTGAAGAGCTCAACGAGACCGAGGAGCTGTCCAGCTACACCTCGGAATCCGCCCCCGCCGCTGAGGAGACTGTCTCCTCTGAGCGTGCTCCGCTGACCGTCGGTGGCGCAGCCATCGGCCGTCGCAAGCAGGCCCGTGCCCGCGTCCGTCTGATCCCCGGCTCCGGCCAGTGGACCATCAACGGCCGTGCGCTCGAGGACTACTTCCCGAACAAGCTGCACCAGCAGGAGGTCAACGACCCGTTCACCCTGCTCGGTCTGGAAGGCGCCTACGACGTCGTCGCCCGCATCGACGGCGGCGGCCCCTCTGGCCAGTCCGGCGCCCTGCGCCTGGGCATCTCCCGTGCGCTGAACGAGATCGACCGCGATCACAACCGCGCTGCGCTGAAGAAGGCAGGCTTCCTGACCCGCGACGCACGCGCCGTGGAGCGCAAGAAGGCCGGTCTCAAGAAGGCACGCAAGGCCCCGCAGTACTCCAAGCGCTGA
- a CDS encoding 1-phosphofructokinase family hexose kinase, producing MILTVTPNPSLDKTVELPAPLAVGQVQRAAAQRAEPGGKGVNISRALTAAGEQTLALLPGDPTDPVLTALSELGVPHRGLPVGEALRTNIAVTDPAGTTTKINERGPQLDAAAMADFQEMILRAARRASWLALAGSLPPGAPADFYAQLITALRENTADDAGRPGPSTADGADTDAGAQRSVPLVAVDASGEALAAAAAAGPDLIKPNAEELLELHTALCGAEAAPAARAAGVVTPSVTPEELEADHALVLQLVRDCQAHGVRAALVTLGAHGALLVPAPGPVPGPGAVEPVLTASGPPLVVRSTVGAGDASLAGCLSAAARGAGPEEQLRHAMAQGRAASSLPGSTMPGPHDLRLSDVTVAELTPETKDTAS from the coding sequence ATGATCCTCACCGTCACCCCCAACCCCAGCCTGGACAAGACCGTGGAGCTGCCCGCCCCGCTGGCCGTGGGCCAGGTGCAGCGGGCCGCCGCCCAGCGAGCCGAGCCCGGCGGCAAAGGCGTGAACATCTCCCGGGCGCTGACTGCGGCCGGCGAACAGACCCTCGCCCTGCTGCCCGGTGACCCGACGGACCCGGTGCTCACCGCGCTGTCCGAGCTCGGCGTTCCGCACCGCGGCCTGCCTGTGGGAGAAGCGCTGCGCACCAACATCGCCGTCACCGACCCGGCCGGGACCACCACCAAGATCAATGAGCGCGGGCCGCAGCTGGACGCCGCCGCGATGGCCGACTTCCAAGAGATGATCCTGCGGGCCGCCCGTCGTGCGTCCTGGCTGGCCCTGGCCGGATCGCTGCCGCCCGGAGCCCCCGCCGACTTCTACGCGCAGCTGATCACCGCGCTGCGGGAGAACACCGCCGACGACGCCGGCCGCCCAGGCCCGAGCACAGCCGACGGCGCGGATACGGATGCGGGCGCGCAGCGCTCGGTGCCACTGGTGGCTGTGGACGCCTCGGGCGAGGCCCTGGCCGCCGCAGCCGCCGCGGGCCCGGACCTGATCAAGCCCAATGCCGAAGAGCTGCTGGAGCTGCATACCGCTCTGTGCGGAGCCGAGGCCGCCCCTGCCGCGCGCGCCGCCGGCGTCGTGACTCCTTCGGTGACTCCGGAGGAGCTGGAGGCCGATCACGCCCTGGTGCTGCAGCTGGTCCGCGACTGTCAGGCCCATGGCGTCCGCGCCGCCCTGGTCACCCTGGGCGCCCACGGGGCCCTGCTGGTGCCTGCTCCGGGACCCGTTCCGGGGCCCGGTGCCGTCGAGCCGGTGCTCACCGCCTCAGGCCCGCCCCTGGTGGTGCGCAGCACCGTCGGTGCCGGCGACGCTTCGCTGGCGGGCTGCCTCAGCGCTGCCGCCCGCGGCGCCGGACCGGAGGAACAGCTCCGCCACGCCATGGCCCAAGGCCGTGCCGCCTCTTCCCTACCGGGATCCACGATGCCCGGCCCCCACGACCTCCGACTCAGCGACGTGACCGTCGCAGAGCTCACCCCAGAGACAAAGGACACCGCATCATGA
- a CDS encoding M15 family metallopeptidase: protein MESAGLRRRRTSLLLGASGAALALLVACSNPDSAGPSQGPTAPTTPAATASEPDPEPSPQPEPTPERASDPSWDPHSIHVLVNPQNPLDPLDYEPHDLVEPDVRITTETPQLLREESAEALEELFAAIRAEGMELAMTSAYRSYDQQWAIYEDRAAEYGTESTDEAMARPGHSEHQTGLAADVISIDNPDCIHGDCFAETPEGRWVAENAHESGFVIRYPEGAEDITGYQYEPWHLRYVGVDTAQEVFEEDVTLEEYWEQPAAAEYSPSQEDPQEGPAEDSEDAEGSAQI, encoded by the coding sequence ATGGAATCTGCAGGACTGCGCCGACGCCGAACCTCTCTCCTGCTGGGCGCCTCAGGCGCCGCGCTGGCCCTGCTGGTCGCCTGCTCGAACCCAGATTCGGCCGGGCCCTCTCAGGGCCCCACCGCACCGACGACGCCGGCCGCCACAGCCTCCGAGCCGGACCCTGAGCCCAGCCCGCAGCCCGAACCGACCCCGGAGCGGGCCAGCGACCCCTCGTGGGACCCGCACTCCATCCATGTGCTGGTCAACCCGCAGAATCCGCTGGATCCGCTGGACTACGAGCCCCATGACCTGGTGGAGCCGGACGTACGGATCACCACGGAGACTCCGCAGCTGCTGCGCGAAGAGTCGGCCGAGGCGCTGGAGGAGCTCTTCGCCGCGATCCGAGCCGAGGGCATGGAGCTTGCGATGACCAGCGCCTACCGCTCCTATGACCAGCAGTGGGCGATCTACGAGGACCGCGCCGCGGAGTACGGCACCGAATCGACCGATGAGGCCATGGCCCGTCCCGGCCATTCCGAGCACCAGACCGGCCTGGCCGCCGATGTCATCTCCATCGACAATCCCGACTGCATCCACGGCGACTGCTTCGCCGAGACTCCAGAGGGCCGGTGGGTGGCCGAGAACGCCCATGAGTCCGGATTCGTCATCCGCTACCCGGAGGGTGCTGAAGACATCACCGGCTACCAGTACGAGCCGTGGCATCTGCGCTATGTGGGCGTGGACACCGCCCAGGAGGTCTTCGAAGAGGACGTGACCCTCGAGGAGTACTGGGAGCAGCCGGCCGCGGCTGAATACAGCCCGAGCCAGGAGGATCCGCAGGAGGGCCCAGCGGAGGACTCTGAGGACGCGGAGGGCTCAGCGCAGATCTGA
- the rplM gene encoding 50S ribosomal protein L13: MRTYTPKPGDADAQWHIIDATDVVLGRLATQSAALLRGKHKPTFAPHQDMGDFVIIINADKVAVTGDKAEKKRYWRHSGFPGGIKSLNFNDLMQRHPTRAVELAVKGMLPHNKLGRAQLKKLRVYAGAEHPHAAQQPQPFEISQVAQ; this comes from the coding sequence GTGCGTACGTACACCCCCAAGCCCGGCGACGCCGACGCGCAGTGGCACATCATCGACGCCACCGACGTCGTGCTCGGCCGCCTGGCCACCCAGTCCGCCGCGCTGCTGCGCGGCAAGCACAAGCCGACCTTTGCTCCCCACCAGGACATGGGCGACTTCGTGATCATCATCAACGCTGACAAGGTTGCCGTCACCGGTGACAAGGCTGAGAAGAAGCGCTACTGGCGCCACTCCGGCTTCCCCGGCGGCATCAAGTCCCTGAACTTCAACGACCTGATGCAGCGCCACCCCACCCGCGCGGTGGAGCTGGCCGTCAAGGGCATGCTGCCGCACAACAAGCTCGGCCGGGCCCAGCTGAAGAAGCTGCGCGTCTACGCAGGTGCCGAGCACCCGCATGCTGCTCAGCAGCCCCAGCCGTTCGAAATTTCCCAGGTCGCCCAGTAA